The genomic region TATCCGGAGCTGCGCTCGAGCGAAACCATCGTCCAGGCCCAGCAGACCTTCAACGAGGTGGAGGGGCACATCGCTGCCTCGCGCCGCTTCTACAACGCCGCCGTTACCCGCCTGAACAATGCCGTGCAGATCTTCCCCGGCTCGATGATCGCCGGCATGACCGGGATACGCGGCATGCCCTTCTTCGAGATCGAGGACGACGTGGTGCGTCAGCCCGTCAATGCCGACGATTATCTCCGCGCCGGCGATCGGCCGACGGTCTAGCGCAGCGCAAGGTCTCGGCCGGCATGGACAACGCCATGGATCGCCTGTCGCCGTATGCCGACGGCTACGAGCGGTTCTTCACCGCGGAGATCGAGCCGTCGCTCGCGGAGATGGAGAAGAAGCGGCGCGAGGTGGCGCGGAAGATCAAGCGCAGTCTCGTCTTGGCCCTGGTGGCCTTCGTCCTGTTCCTGGCGTGCCTGGTCCCGCCGTGGTTCGGGGCAGCGTTCAGCGCCGGCATCGAGCCGTATCGCGGCGGTGTCATGATGGGAGGGCTCTTCGCCTCGGCGGTGTTCTTCTTCCGCGCCGGATATCTGACCATCGGGGTGCAGGGCGATTTCAAGGAGGTCGTGGTCGGGCGGACCTGCGCCTTCCTGGGGCTGGACTATGCCCGCAGCTCCAGCGACTTCCCGGTCGACCGCTTCCGGGAAACGGGGCTCTGTTCAGGTTTCGACGACAGCACGATCGAGGACGCCATAAGCGGCGAGCACAAGGGGGTCGCCCTGCAGCTCTGCCAGGCCTCGCTGGAGCGGCGCGGTGGCTCGTCCGACAGCGGAAGCAGCACCAGCACGGCATTCAAGGGCGTGCTCCTGATCTACCGTTTTCCCAAGCGCTTTCACGGCGCGACGGTCGTCCTTCCGGACGCCACCTGGGCGGGCAATCTGGTGGTGGGGCTGCGCCAGGAGGGGCAACGCGTCACCCTCGAGGATGTCGGCTTCGAGGACCGCTTCGAGGTGTACTCGAGCGATCAGGTCGAGGCGCGCTACCTGCTGACGCCGCGTTTCATGGAACGCGTCGTCGCGCTCGGCCGGATGTTCGACGAGGACGGCGGCGGCCTGTCGATGGCCTTCGACGGCAGCGATCTGCTGATCGCCTACCGGACGCCGCTGAAGCTCTTCGTCGGCGCCGGCGTGTTCACGGATTTCACCGACCGCGCGCATATCGGACCCATCCTCAAGGAACTGGCCATGCTGCTGGAGATCGTCGATGTGCTGAAACTGGACGATCGGTCGGGCAGCGCCTGACGGCGATCCGGTGCGGGCGTCACGCCAGGCGGAACACGCCCTCGCACTCGATCATCAGCTCCGGCCGGCAGATGTCGCCCTGCAGGACCGTGATCGCGCCGCTCAGGCCCAGCCGCTCGGCTGCCGCGAGATCCTCGGCGCGGCGCAGGTAGATGACCGCGCGCTCGTTCTGCCAGCGGTTGCCGGCGGCGTGCAGCAGGGCGTCGATGTTGCTGCGGGTTTCGCGGGCCTGCTCGCCGGCATCGGAGGGGTGAAGGCTGTCGGCGCCGACCACGGCGGCGGTGCCGGAGACCAGCAGCGCGCCCCAGTCGGTGCGCAGTGAGCGCACGAAGCTCGGCGGTTGCGGGCCGTAGCGGCGGGGGTAGTCGAAGGCGCTGGTCTGCCGCGGATTCTCGATGGCCTGCGCCGGTGAGCGCGCGGCCATGAAGTGGATCGATGCGCCATCGACGGGCCGGCCGATGACGGTGGCGGCCGGATAGTCGCGCGGGTCGCGCGCGATGGCGTCCAGCGCGCGTGCGCGACCGACGCAGAACTGGCGATA from Algiphilus sp. harbors:
- a CDS encoding DUF3137 domain-containing protein, which gives rise to MDNAMDRLSPYADGYERFFTAEIEPSLAEMEKKRREVARKIKRSLVLALVAFVLFLACLVPPWFGAAFSAGIEPYRGGVMMGGLFASAVFFFRAGYLTIGVQGDFKEVVVGRTCAFLGLDYARSSSDFPVDRFRETGLCSGFDDSTIEDAISGEHKGVALQLCQASLERRGGSSDSGSSTSTAFKGVLLIYRFPKRFHGATVVLPDATWAGNLVVGLRQEGQRVTLEDVGFEDRFEVYSSDQVEARYLLTPRFMERVVALGRMFDEDGGGLSMAFDGSDLLIAYRTPLKLFVGAGVFTDFTDRAHIGPILKELAMLLEIVDVLKLDDRSGSA